One Syntrophorhabdaceae bacterium genomic region harbors:
- a CDS encoding DUF364 domain-containing protein — protein MILKDIIQSLKADAHVKKVMKGIFWTAVASKYCGLASTMIYESCFQEDKDNLHFSSLTDKTVLELAQYVFSNRISDVSIGLAAINSLIDINESRCKEVNAGDLLIKLGEKKNVSVIGHFPFSDALKSVTNNLWVIEKRVRPGDYPERDAEIYLPQSDIIAISSTTLINHTLDAILKLCPKRSIKILLGPSTPMSEIIFDYGIDIISGIKVLDEVKVFKYISEGANFRQLKKTGAIMLITMARKEII, from the coding sequence ATGATACTTAAAGACATAATACAGAGTTTAAAAGCCGATGCACATGTGAAAAAGGTCATGAAAGGTATCTTTTGGACTGCTGTTGCAAGTAAATATTGTGGACTTGCCTCTACTATGATATATGAATCCTGCTTTCAGGAAGATAAGGATAACCTTCATTTTTCTTCATTAACAGATAAGACAGTTTTAGAGCTTGCACAATATGTTTTTTCAAATCGTATTTCAGATGTATCCATAGGGCTTGCTGCAATAAATTCATTAATAGATATAAATGAATCAAGATGCAAAGAGGTAAATGCAGGAGATCTCCTTATAAAGTTAGGGGAGAAAAAGAATGTATCGGTTATAGGTCACTTTCCTTTTAGTGATGCATTAAAGAGCGTGACAAACAATTTGTGGGTCATAGAAAAAAGGGTAAGACCTGGAGATTATCCTGAAAGAGATGCAGAAATATATCTCCCTCAATCAGATATAATTGCAATCTCAAGCACTACCCTCATCAATCACACTTTGGATGCAATATTGAAACTTTGTCCAAAAAGGAGTATAAAGATACTTCTCGGGCCTTCAACGCCAATGAGTGAAATCATTTTTGATTATGGTATTGATATTATTTCAGGTATCAAGGTGCTTGATGAGGTAAAGGTTTTTAAATACATAAGTGAAGGCGCTAATTTTAGACAACTAAAAAAGACCGGTGCTATTATGCTTATCACCATGGCAAGGAAAGAAATTATATAG
- the yedE gene encoding YedE family putative selenium transporter yields the protein MAKFVQFFATRWGIIIVGAVIGILAQLLQKLGNPPNMGVCVACFERDIAGALGLHRAAVVQYMRPEIIGFVIGSFIAAYIFKEFRARAGSAPIVRFILGVFAMIGGLVFLGCPWRAALRFAGGDGNAIFGLLGLIVGIWVGTLFLKGGYNLGRSQNTHTTVGWLMPLTMLGFLALMLIFPQIPGQDKSGVLFYSQKGPGSMHAPLIVSLIIGLLIGFIAQRSRFCTMGAIRDLILFRQTHLLSGFIALVVFAFLTNLVLGQFNPGFVKQPVAHTMGLWNFGGMVLAGLAFALAGGCPGRQLFLAGEGDGDAAVFVFGMIVGAGISHNFGLASSPDGVGPYGIPAVIIGLLVCLFIGFTMRKQIA from the coding sequence ATGGCTAAATTTGTTCAGTTTTTTGCGACCCGCTGGGGTATTATCATTGTTGGTGCTGTAATAGGTATTCTGGCACAACTTCTCCAAAAATTGGGAAACCCGCCAAACATGGGTGTATGTGTAGCCTGTTTTGAAAGGGATATAGCAGGTGCCCTGGGGTTACACAGGGCAGCAGTGGTTCAGTATATGAGGCCTGAGATTATAGGGTTTGTCATTGGTTCTTTTATCGCTGCTTATATTTTTAAAGAATTCAGAGCCAGAGCAGGCTCTGCCCCTATTGTCCGCTTTATCCTTGGGGTCTTTGCCATGATAGGGGGGCTTGTGTTTCTTGGCTGTCCATGGCGTGCAGCCCTTCGTTTTGCAGGTGGTGATGGAAATGCCATATTTGGTCTTTTAGGGCTCATTGTGGGTATATGGGTAGGCACCCTATTTCTTAAAGGTGGTTATAACCTTGGGCGTTCTCAAAATACCCATACTACTGTAGGCTGGCTTATGCCCCTTACCATGCTTGGCTTTCTTGCCCTTATGCTTATCTTCCCCCAGATTCCAGGACAGGATAAAAGCGGTGTTCTTTTTTACAGTCAAAAAGGACCTGGCTCTATGCACGCACCACTCATTGTCTCGCTTATAATTGGTTTGTTAATCGGTTTTATTGCCCAGAGGAGCAGGTTTTGCACCATGGGAGCCATCAGGGATCTGATCCTTTTCAGGCAGACCCATCTTCTTTCAGGATTCATTGCCCTTGTGGTATTCGCATTTCTTACAAACCTTGTTCTTGGACAGTTTAATCCCGGTTTTGTAAAACAACCTGTAGCCCACACCATGGGTCTATGGAACTTTGGCGGTATGGTGCTGGCAGGGCTTGCCTTTGCCTTAGCAGGTGGTTGTCCAGGTAGACAACTCTTTCTTGCCGGTGAAGGCGACGGTGATGCAGCAGTCTTTGTATTTGGTATGATAGTAGGTGCCGGCATATCACATAACTTTGGGCTTGCCAGTTCTCCTGATGGCGTAGGGCCTTATGGAATCCCTGCAGTAATTATTGGGCTTCTTGTATGTCTATTTATAGGATTTACCATGAGAAAACAGATTGCATAA
- a CDS encoding rhodanese-like domain-containing protein, whose translation MKKLFFSSFLFIILFLLPFLVLGENDFEPIVSIDWLKKNLNNPSVIVLDIRGVQEFKEAHIPGSVNLSYTAWRTIRDNLDCQLPLEDELNDTICSIGLQKYAHVVIVGKTDTDKDCVNMTRVAWTIKYAGIKSPGIFNGGFNNWVNSNLPTKSGWESREKGREKCKLNKSVVATKEHLKEVMGKAAIIDTRTENYFSGKEIDPRLKRKGHIPNAINLPYSLIFKKDGTFEDKTTLASLAYKTVGEDKDREIIVLCCNGQYSSSWWFVFSEVLGYKKVSIYDGSMEEWCKDGDSLVVEPDKK comes from the coding sequence ATGAAAAAATTATTTTTTTCTTCTTTTCTATTTATAATTTTGTTTCTATTACCTTTTTTGGTTTTGGGAGAAAACGATTTTGAACCTATAGTTTCAATTGATTGGTTGAAAAAAAACCTTAATAATCCATCTGTTATTGTCCTTGATATAAGAGGTGTCCAAGAATTCAAAGAAGCACACATCCCTGGTTCTGTAAACCTTTCATACACTGCATGGAGGACAATTAGAGATAACCTTGACTGTCAGCTTCCCCTCGAAGATGAACTAAACGATACAATATGTTCTATAGGTCTTCAGAAATATGCCCATGTGGTAATAGTGGGGAAGACAGACACGGATAAAGACTGCGTCAATATGACAAGGGTTGCATGGACCATTAAATATGCAGGTATTAAATCCCCTGGTATATTCAACGGAGGCTTTAATAATTGGGTGAATTCAAACTTGCCGACTAAGTCTGGGTGGGAATCAAGGGAAAAAGGTAGAGAGAAATGTAAACTTAATAAATCTGTAGTTGCCACAAAGGAGCATCTTAAAGAGGTAATGGGAAAAGCAGCAATAATAGATACAAGAACAGAGAATTATTTTTCTGGTAAGGAGATAGACCCAAGATTGAAAAGAAAGGGCCATATCCCCAATGCCATAAACCTTCCTTATTCTCTTATATTTAAAAAAGATGGAACTTTTGAAGATAAAACAACCCTTGCTTCACTGGCATATAAAACAGTTGGAGAAGATAAGGATAGAGAGATTATTGTCCTCTGTTGTAATGGCCAGTATTCATCCTCATGGTGGTTTGTGTTCAGTGAGGTCCTGGGCTATAAAAAGGTTTCCATCTATGATGGCTCTATGGAGGAATGGTGCAAAGACGGAGATTCTCTTGTAGTAGAACCGGACAAAAAATGA
- a CDS encoding iron-sulfur cluster assembly scaffold protein, which produces MQIYSKKVLEHFKDPKNAGYMEDPDGIGEIGDPDCGDFLRVFIKVDDNIIKDVKYQIRGCPASIACASAMTEMAKGKDLDEAMMITDDDIVNELDGLPEFKIHCSALAATGLQKAIIDYFEKYINKKNYEGN; this is translated from the coding sequence TTGCAGATATATAGCAAGAAGGTTCTTGAACACTTTAAAGACCCTAAGAATGCAGGATATATGGAAGATCCAGATGGTATAGGGGAGATAGGTGACCCTGATTGCGGTGATTTTCTCCGTGTTTTTATAAAGGTAGATGACAATATCATAAAAGATGTTAAATATCAGATACGAGGTTGCCCTGCATCTATTGCGTGCGCCAGTGCTATGACTGAGATGGCAAAAGGAAAAGACCTTGATGAGGCAATGATGATAACAGATGATGATATAGTAAACGAGCTTGATGGGTTACCTGAATTCAAGATCCACTGCTCTGCCCTTGCTGCTACAGGACTTCAGAAGGCAATAATAGATTATTTTGAAAAATATATAAATAAAAAAAATTACGAAGGTAATTAA
- a CDS encoding gamma carbonic anhydrase family protein: MIYRFDGKEPKVGKGTYISETAIVIGDVIIGNDCYIGHGSILRGDYGRIEIGNETSIEEGVIVHAPPDDVCYIGNGVIIGHGAIIHAKSIDHGSLIGMGAILSLRSEIGKNSTVAEGAIIKNNQVIGSSIMVAGNPARKIRETNEKDRKFWEYTKNLYVELAHKYLRLGIEKI; encoded by the coding sequence ATGATCTATAGATTTGATGGCAAAGAACCTAAGGTAGGGAAAGGGACTTACATAAGCGAGACAGCCATTGTAATAGGTGATGTTATAATAGGTAATGATTGCTATATAGGTCATGGATCGATCCTCAGGGGTGATTATGGCAGGATCGAGATAGGCAATGAGACATCCATTGAAGAGGGTGTTATTGTCCATGCCCCACCTGATGATGTATGTTATATAGGAAACGGGGTAATCATCGGACACGGAGCAATAATACATGCTAAAAGTATAGACCATGGATCCCTTATAGGTATGGGTGCAATCCTGAGCTTAAGGTCAGAGATAGGTAAAAACTCTACTGTAGCAGAGGGCGCTATTATTAAAAATAACCAGGTCATCGGAAGCTCCATTATGGTAGCAGGTAACCCTGCCCGTAAAATAAGGGAAACCAATGAAAAAGACAGAAAATTTTGGGAATATACAAAAAACCTCTATGTAGAGTTAGCTCACAAATATTTGAGATTAGGCATTGAGAAGATTTAA
- a CDS encoding sulfurtransferase TusA family protein produces the protein MSVIVDAKGLSCPQPVLLTMGEIKKQQKGEIIILVDTDTSKENVARAATSQGWTVKNIEQEGSGYRIIISKE, from the coding sequence ATGAGTGTAATAGTGGATGCAAAAGGGCTATCATGTCCCCAGCCAGTGCTTTTAACTATGGGTGAAATTAAAAAGCAGCAAAAGGGAGAGATTATAATCCTTGTGGATACCGATACATCAAAGGAGAATGTGGCAAGAGCAGCTACATCACAGGGTTGGACGGTTAAAAATATTGAACAGGAAGGGTCAGGCTATCGAATAATTATTTCAAAGGAATGA
- a CDS encoding DUF364 domain-containing protein, with protein MDVNDWLNMAKNKFEEILKKNGFMDEDILILVKTLSPEEAIGNPGRRDFPIVTGKERVIEASFMGVKSHAFTDSPGEFSGKLRDIVSLPLQNNKERALFIACMNAVLKYTGICDKVIHCRDDEPEVCAEEICKHIKKHYVARQIGLIGLNPAILEGLVRNFGPKNILCTDLNRNNIGAIRFDVEIWDGNTMTEQLVSASELVLMTGTTIVNNTFNKIWEYIEAYKKNYLIYGVTASGMCALTNLNKICPCGR; from the coding sequence ATGGATGTAAATGATTGGTTAAATATGGCAAAAAATAAATTCGAGGAGATTTTAAAGAAGAATGGTTTTATGGACGAAGACATACTTATTCTTGTAAAAACCCTTTCACCTGAGGAGGCTATTGGAAATCCAGGAAGGAGGGACTTTCCCATAGTTACAGGTAAGGAAAGGGTTATAGAGGCAAGTTTTATGGGAGTTAAGTCACATGCCTTCACAGATAGTCCAGGAGAGTTTTCAGGAAAACTAAGGGATATAGTATCCTTGCCCCTTCAAAACAATAAAGAAAGGGCCCTATTCATAGCTTGCATGAATGCAGTTCTTAAATATACGGGGATATGTGATAAGGTAATACATTGCAGAGATGATGAGCCAGAGGTTTGTGCTGAAGAAATATGTAAACATATCAAAAAACACTATGTTGCACGACAGATTGGTCTCATAGGTCTAAATCCAGCTATCCTTGAAGGATTAGTTAGAAACTTCGGTCCTAAAAATATCTTATGCACCGATCTTAATAGGAATAACATTGGTGCTATCCGATTTGATGTGGAGATCTGGGATGGAAACACCATGACCGAACAGCTTGTTTCTGCTTCTGAACTTGTGCTTATGACAGGAACAACTATTGTAAATAACACCTTCAACAAAATATGGGAATATATTGAAGCTTATAAAAAAAATTACCTTATATATGGAGTAACAGCTTCAGGTATGTGTGCTCTTACAAACCTTAACAAGATCTGCCCATGTGGGAGATAA
- a CDS encoding FAD-binding oxidoreductase yields MDDIYKALCSIIGEEHCSAMPEELFIYSFDLGTTEPKAPDYVVAPDSVEEIQAIVKLANEKEIPVVPLGGGLSLAGLAVPLKGGILIDLKRMDRIIEVNERARYAVIECGVSQGQLTSYLERHHPNLTHTEPGAPPAATIAGNAMIHGQGDLAHPYGFTSDMACGLEIVLPEGEILKLGSCSIGSGWFTLHPLPDLNIFLGWCGTTGIITKLSIKLFPAKKIRGMGTFVVEDPDLVPEIIYKITHTQLCEDIIAFSRAIPPFASGLHHITVNIGADSEKELEFKEEIIWDDTLSEYIKGDVGGYLGFIRGLERPQISKASDYKKGGGFEYVGGIMPIDTYPQCYRKGREISERHHIPYTVTARVIGSGNSMMFAWTYAFNRADPESINEARDALHETDELVLELGGVIWKPGVYGQKLIIERLNPVTKGLMKKIKQVLDPKGIMNPDNWEFSHGF; encoded by the coding sequence ATGGATGATATATATAAGGCTTTATGTAGTATAATAGGCGAGGAACATTGCTCTGCAATGCCTGAAGAGCTTTTTATCTATTCCTTTGATTTGGGAACTACAGAGCCCAAGGCACCTGACTATGTAGTAGCACCAGACTCTGTTGAAGAGATTCAGGCAATAGTAAAGCTTGCAAATGAAAAAGAAATACCTGTTGTGCCTTTAGGTGGAGGACTTTCCCTTGCAGGTCTTGCAGTGCCATTAAAAGGCGGCATACTTATTGACCTCAAACGCATGGACAGAATCATTGAGGTAAATGAAAGGGCAAGATATGCAGTGATTGAATGTGGTGTTTCCCAGGGGCAACTCACATCATATCTTGAAAGACATCACCCCAACCTTACACACACAGAACCCGGCGCACCCCCTGCTGCAACCATTGCAGGCAATGCCATGATCCATGGACAAGGCGACCTTGCTCATCCATATGGGTTCACATCGGATATGGCATGTGGACTCGAGATTGTCCTTCCTGAAGGCGAAATATTGAAGCTGGGCTCATGCTCCATAGGTTCTGGCTGGTTTACCCTTCACCCTCTTCCTGACCTGAATATATTCTTGGGTTGGTGTGGGACAACAGGGATAATCACAAAGCTATCAATAAAGTTGTTTCCAGCAAAAAAAATTAGGGGTATGGGCACATTCGTTGTTGAAGACCCAGACCTTGTCCCTGAGATCATATATAAAATTACCCATACCCAGTTATGCGAGGATATAATTGCATTCAGCAGGGCTATCCCACCTTTTGCCAGTGGTCTTCATCATATTACGGTAAATATCGGGGCAGATTCTGAAAAGGAACTGGAATTTAAAGAGGAGATTATATGGGATGATACCCTAAGTGAATATATAAAGGGTGATGTGGGAGGCTATCTCGGTTTCATACGGGGGTTAGAGAGACCTCAGATATCCAAAGCCTCGGATTACAAAAAAGGCGGGGGGTTTGAATATGTAGGGGGTATCATGCCGATCGATACTTATCCCCAATGCTACAGAAAGGGGAGAGAGATTTCAGAGAGACACCATATACCATACACGGTCACTGCCCGTGTGATAGGTTCTGGCAATTCTATGATGTTTGCATGGACATATGCCTTCAACAGGGCAGACCCTGAGTCAATAAATGAGGCAAGGGATGCCCTCCATGAGACGGATGAGCTTGTATTGGAACTGGGCGGTGTTATCTGGAAGCCAGGTGTCTACGGGCAAAAGCTTATCATAGAAAGACTTAATCCTGTAACAAAGGGGTTGATGAAAAAGATCAAGCAGGTTCTTGACCCCAAGGGGATCATGAACCCTGATAATTGGGAGTTTTCCCATGGCTTTTAG
- a CDS encoding (Fe-S)-binding protein: MNALKFHIERCIDCPDTRCLTKCQHINLSHEEAKREILNIAQGKDSPVLHECVTCYACEEYCPYGNHPFYLIVEKQEEKNALPVPAPLVKRAVNLGKPFRGEPEIKEVYGPVINLGAFSHLRNKIDGKLFEGLTIISTDERKMFHYFCQLMYLHYGRLSVIKERLPKAIDTISRHRPTEVICFHDECYGAYTSFCKAYDITVPFKLVHLFEYLYNSLLELKDIIRPVGLKVAYQRPCSSRLSPDKHLFVDRIFDLIGAEPVKRRFSYENALCCALTIQGQRREGSRKRALEIQKINIDDMKDSGAQVCVFNCPACYDTLSAKVMEKGMIPIFMSDLCRYAIGEVSLKNKEGLE; this comes from the coding sequence ATGAATGCATTGAAATTTCACATAGAAAGATGTATTGACTGTCCTGATACAAGGTGTCTTACTAAGTGCCAACACATAAATCTATCTCACGAAGAAGCAAAAAGAGAGATCCTGAATATTGCCCAAGGCAAGGATTCGCCTGTCCTTCATGAATGTGTTACCTGTTATGCCTGCGAGGAATACTGTCCTTATGGAAATCATCCTTTTTATCTCATTGTGGAAAAACAGGAGGAAAAGAATGCCTTACCTGTGCCTGCACCTCTTGTAAAGCGGGCTGTAAATTTAGGTAAACCATTCAGAGGGGAACCGGAGATAAAGGAGGTATACGGGCCTGTAATAAACCTGGGTGCATTTTCTCATTTAAGGAACAAGATAGATGGTAAATTATTTGAAGGCCTTACAATCATATCAACGGATGAGAGAAAGATGTTCCACTATTTCTGTCAGCTTATGTATTTACACTATGGCAGGTTATCTGTCATAAAGGAGAGGTTGCCAAAAGCAATAGACACTATTTCACGCCACAGGCCTACAGAGGTTATTTGTTTTCATGACGAATGTTATGGTGCATATACATCGTTCTGCAAAGCCTATGATATAACTGTTCCGTTTAAGCTTGTCCATCTTTTTGAGTATTTATATAATAGTCTCCTTGAGCTTAAAGACATCATAAGGCCTGTGGGCTTAAAAGTGGCGTATCAGAGACCATGTTCATCCCGTCTATCTCCTGATAAACACCTATTTGTGGATAGGATCTTTGATCTTATAGGTGCTGAACCTGTAAAAAGAAGATTTTCTTATGAAAACGCCCTGTGTTGCGCCTTAACCATTCAGGGTCAGAGGAGAGAAGGTTCAAGGAAACGCGCCCTTGAGATACAGAAGATAAATATAGATGATATGAAGGATTCAGGTGCACAGGTTTGTGTATTTAATTGCCCTGCCTGTTATGATACCTTGAGCGCAAAGGTCATGGAAAAAGGTATGATACCTATTTTTATGAGTGATCTGTGTAGATACGCCATAGGAGAGGTATCCCTTAAAAACAAAGAGGGTCTTGAATAG
- a CDS encoding MBL fold metallo-hydrolase, translated as MKEKGITRRDFLKITGVSGAAFMAGTSISRTMAFADTPGKEDFGECKSVKIKCVSEVGWIDGQKLLKDMGASGGPKANQWRVNWDPKNSGGCCNLIEVETLDGKKHKFLLDTGWNNDYMEAVYKREGIDKMLANKEIEFLYISHEHFDHFFGLETTLKYNPEIKIIIPSTFYDEGYHFIEGAEFMRAKARNRIPHKGELIKHEPAKVYKIYPGCASVTFDLPIVVRVRGEQSLYFNVKDKGLVCVTGCCHQNVITYVDFAQKKLAGGESLYALYGGLHIAPVGALNPEGEKMVRDMGKYNFKKLACNHCTGVSAVQKMVELGYPVVKGSARYGSQSDLYLGNGDEIVF; from the coding sequence ATGAAAGAAAAAGGCATTACCAGGAGGGATTTTTTAAAAATCACCGGGGTATCAGGGGCAGCTTTTATGGCAGGGACATCCATTTCAAGGACAATGGCATTTGCAGACACACCGGGGAAAGAGGATTTCGGTGAGTGTAAAAGTGTTAAAATTAAATGTGTATCCGAGGTAGGATGGATAGATGGCCAGAAACTCCTTAAGGACATGGGTGCATCAGGGGGGCCAAAAGCAAATCAGTGGAGGGTGAACTGGGACCCTAAAAATAGCGGAGGCTGCTGTAATCTTATTGAGGTAGAGACCCTTGACGGCAAAAAACATAAATTTCTCCTTGATACTGGCTGGAATAATGATTACATGGAGGCTGTATATAAAAGGGAAGGTATTGACAAAATGCTTGCTAATAAGGAGATTGAATTTCTATACATAAGCCATGAACACTTTGATCATTTCTTTGGCCTTGAGACTACACTAAAATATAATCCTGAAATAAAAATAATAATACCCAGCACATTCTATGATGAAGGCTATCACTTTATAGAAGGTGCAGAATTCATGAGGGCAAAGGCAAGAAACAGAATCCCCCATAAGGGTGAGCTTATAAAACATGAGCCAGCTAAGGTCTATAAAATTTATCCAGGTTGCGCATCAGTCACTTTTGACCTCCCTATTGTTGTCCGTGTCAGGGGTGAACAGTCGCTATATTTTAATGTAAAGGACAAGGGTCTTGTGTGCGTAACCGGATGCTGTCATCAAAACGTCATAACTTACGTGGACTTTGCTCAGAAAAAACTTGCAGGTGGTGAAAGCCTGTATGCCCTTTATGGTGGACTCCATATCGCTCCTGTAGGGGCTTTAAACCCTGAAGGTGAAAAGATGGTAAGAGATATGGGAAAATACAATTTCAAAAAATTAGCCTGTAACCACTGCACAGGGGTGAGTGCTGTTCAGAAGATGGTTGAACTGGGTTATCCTGTAGTAAAGGGATCGGCCAGATACGGCTCTCAAAGTGATTTATACCTCGGTAATGGAGATGAAATAGTATTTTAA
- a CDS encoding DUF1847 domain-containing protein, protein MESKSNKKKNQSHCAKCIVELRERICIKPDGKPSANCPTVSRKDTLEKSKKAYKTKENYEFTRNASIQEGECYIDRDKKPYVMHPAKPRILEIAEFAKKMGYRRLGIAFCAGLAKEAEAVAEFYEQKGFEIVSIICKAGCVPKEEIGIMDDEKIFRAGHESMCNPIFQAMMANEEEVDFNILLGLCVGHDSLFLKYAQAPTTVLAVKDRVTGHNPLAALYLLHGYYAWLK, encoded by the coding sequence ATGGAATCAAAATCTAATAAAAAAAAGAATCAGAGTCATTGTGCAAAATGCATTGTAGAATTGAGAGAGAGGATATGCATAAAGCCTGATGGAAAACCATCGGCAAATTGCCCTACAGTATCGAGAAAAGATACCCTTGAAAAATCAAAAAAGGCATATAAAACAAAGGAAAACTATGAGTTTACCCGCAATGCATCTATACAGGAAGGGGAGTGCTACATAGATAGGGATAAAAAGCCCTATGTCATGCACCCTGCAAAACCCAGGATTTTAGAGATTGCCGAGTTTGCAAAAAAGATGGGTTATAGGCGTCTTGGTATTGCCTTTTGTGCCGGGCTTGCAAAAGAGGCTGAAGCAGTGGCAGAGTTTTATGAACAGAAAGGTTTTGAAATAGTCTCTATCATATGTAAGGCAGGTTGCGTGCCAAAAGAGGAGATAGGCATAATGGACGATGAAAAGATCTTCAGGGCCGGTCATGAATCCATGTGTAATCCTATTTTTCAAGCAATGATGGCAAACGAAGAAGAGGTAGATTTCAATATACTCCTGGGTTTATGTGTTGGCCATGATTCACTATTTCTTAAATATGCCCAGGCGCCAACTACTGTTCTTGCAGTAAAAGACCGTGTAACAGGGCATAACCCCCTTGCTGCCCTATACCTTTTACATGGTTATTATGCATGGCTTAAATAG
- a CDS encoding (Fe-S)-binding protein translates to MAFSDFPYMDIIHRCFRCGYCKFPENWIDVNNCPPYGRFRMETYSCGGRLWLIRAWLTGQISWSEHLAEIVYACTTCKNCEVKCPLRFSNDIVNMVIAAREEMVERGKIPPVVKKFLENIDIYGNPYGLSKSSRASWTNGDMERFQGQEYLLFVGCAGSYDQRARQAVKALAYLLKKANVSFGILGEDEYCDGNEVRSLGEQGLFEILSQNNIEQFKKYHVKKIITFSPHAFNAFKNYYPDLESFFEIYHYTHILYRLIREERLLLKKMSELKITYHDPCFLGRWNREYDIPREILKAIPQIEFIEMEKNRDASLCCGGGGGNFTIDLLGGSSQSPARRRIKEASQTGAHILATSCPKCLIMLSDATKEEGLNTIYVKDISEILTESCL, encoded by the coding sequence ATGGCTTTTAGCGATTTCCCATACATGGATATCATACACAGGTGCTTCAGGTGTGGATACTGTAAATTCCCTGAAAACTGGATCGATGTAAATAATTGTCCACCTTATGGAAGATTTAGGATGGAGACTTATTCATGCGGTGGCAGATTATGGCTCATAAGGGCATGGCTTACAGGACAGATTTCCTGGTCAGAGCACCTTGCAGAGATAGTTTATGCATGCACAACCTGCAAAAATTGTGAGGTAAAATGTCCTTTGCGATTCAGTAATGACATAGTCAACATGGTAATTGCTGCCAGGGAAGAGATGGTAGAAAGGGGAAAGATCCCTCCTGTAGTAAAAAAATTTCTCGAAAATATTGATATATATGGAAATCCATACGGGTTAAGCAAATCAAGTAGGGCATCATGGACAAATGGAGATATGGAAAGATTCCAAGGTCAAGAATACCTACTTTTTGTGGGATGCGCAGGCTCATACGACCAAAGGGCAAGACAGGCAGTTAAAGCACTGGCGTATCTCTTAAAAAAGGCCAATGTTTCATTTGGGATACTTGGAGAAGATGAATATTGTGATGGCAATGAGGTAAGGAGTCTGGGTGAGCAGGGGCTTTTCGAGATACTTTCACAGAATAATATAGAGCAGTTTAAAAAATATCATGTGAAAAAGATTATTACCTTTTCTCCTCATGCCTTCAATGCCTTTAAAAACTATTATCCTGATCTCGAAAGTTTCTTTGAGATTTATCACTATACACATATTCTCTACAGATTGATAAGGGAAGAAAGGCTTCTGTTAAAAAAAATGTCAGAATTGAAAATAACCTATCATGACCCATGTTTTCTTGGAAGGTGGAATAGAGAATATGATATACCCAGAGAGATCTTAAAGGCTATCCCACAAATAGAGTTCATAGAGATGGAAAAAAACCGGGATGCCTCACTATGTTGCGGTGGCGGAGGGGGTAATTTCACCATAGACCTCTTAGGTGGAAGTAGCCAAAGCCCTGCCAGAAGAAGGATAAAAGAGGCATCTCAGACAGGGGCACACATACTTGCCACATCCTGTCCAAAATGCCTCATCATGCTATCTGATGCCACAAAAGAAGAAGGGCTTAATACAATCTATGTCAAAGACATCTCTGAAATTTTGACAGAATCTTGTTTATAA